The following coding sequences are from one Arthrobacter sp. 24S4-2 window:
- a CDS encoding nuclear transport factor 2 family protein — MNNPLADPTEQLRSVERTRIQALVSGDMAVARLLHSPAFQIITAIGENMSRDEYLSAVESGTVQYVRWEPGDIAVRFHGDAAVLRYQARREVIFGGSPMPPASYWHTDLYELTDGAWRAVWSHITEIY; from the coding sequence ATGAACAACCCGCTGGCAGATCCAACAGAGCAGCTGCGCTCAGTCGAGCGAACCCGGATTCAGGCTCTGGTCTCGGGAGATATGGCTGTCGCCCGGTTACTTCACAGTCCGGCCTTTCAGATCATCACGGCGATCGGCGAGAACATGAGCCGGGACGAGTACCTCTCTGCGGTGGAGTCCGGAACCGTCCAGTATGTGCGGTGGGAACCAGGAGACATCGCTGTGCGGTTCCACGGGGACGCCGCCGTCCTGCGCTATCAGGCACGCAGGGAAGTGATTTTCGGAGGATCTCCGATGCCCCCAGCAAGCTACTGGCACACGGACCTCTATGAGCTGACCGACGGTGCCTGGCGGGCGGTCTGGTCGCACATCACCGAGATCTATTAG
- a CDS encoding RNA polymerase sigma factor, with protein MTMLHLEHWDAGVAFAYSLTRDHNDAEELAAHAFLKVLSAMRSGKGPTGPFRPYFFRAIRTSTADHWRRRSYEYATEHVPETSAEDGGYAHVDGMRERAMASRAFAALPRRWQQVLWHVDVVGLRPRQLAPILEIEANAVSALVRRARRGLREAYLVEYVGSAAGERCREYLPLLARMVMDTASRRDILKVNLHRHVCSDCTAAAQGLREVHSRMRAAGTPLVFGAVISMHMAGHLDTGISVQGFLHASGVADVVERMSTLTDVKKAILGAAVPVLHGLARTLGLR; from the coding sequence ATGACGATGCTGCACCTGGAACATTGGGATGCCGGCGTTGCTTTTGCCTACAGCCTGACCAGGGACCATAACGACGCCGAAGAACTGGCGGCACATGCCTTCCTCAAGGTCCTGTCCGCTATGCGGTCAGGGAAGGGCCCTACAGGTCCCTTTCGTCCCTACTTTTTCCGTGCTATCCGTACCAGCACAGCGGATCACTGGCGCAGGCGAAGCTACGAATACGCCACGGAACACGTTCCCGAAACTTCGGCCGAAGACGGTGGATACGCACATGTTGACGGGATGCGGGAACGGGCCATGGCATCGCGGGCCTTCGCGGCACTTCCCCGGCGATGGCAACAAGTTCTTTGGCATGTGGATGTGGTTGGGCTCCGACCACGGCAACTGGCGCCGATCCTGGAAATCGAGGCCAATGCTGTTTCCGCGTTGGTGCGAAGGGCGCGCCGTGGACTGCGCGAAGCCTACCTCGTTGAATATGTAGGGAGTGCAGCCGGGGAACGATGCCGGGAGTATTTGCCACTGCTGGCCCGTATGGTGATGGATACCGCCTCGCGCCGTGACATTTTGAAGGTGAATCTGCACCGCCATGTTTGTTCGGACTGTACAGCCGCCGCGCAGGGCCTGCGTGAAGTGCATTCACGAATGCGGGCTGCCGGCACGCCGCTGGTCTTTGGTGCAGTGATTTCGATGCACATGGCAGGGCACTTGGATACCGGCATATCCGTCCAGGGGTTCCTTCACGCTTCCGGCGTAGCCGATGTTGTGGAACGAATGAGCACCCTCACGGACGTGAAGAAGGCGATTCTCGGGGCCGCCGTGCCAGTGCTGCATGGGTTGGCGCGCACATTGGGACTTCGGTAA
- a CDS encoding nuclear transport factor 2 family protein, whose translation MTRDQYLGAIESGRIDYAMFEPGEMSVRVNGNLAVLRYRAELEATHDGQPVPRRAYWHTACFEREGPIWQAVWSQATAVR comes from the coding sequence ATGACGCGGGATCAGTATCTCGGTGCGATAGAAAGCGGCCGCATTGACTACGCAATGTTCGAACCCGGGGAGATGTCCGTTCGCGTCAACGGCAACTTGGCGGTACTTCGATACCGGGCCGAACTTGAGGCGACCCATGATGGTCAGCCCGTCCCGCGCAGAGCATACTGGCACACTGCCTGCTTCGAGAGGGAGGGGCCCATCTGGCAGGCGGTGTGGTCTCAGGCAACAGCGGTCCGATGA